The following are encoded in a window of Synechococcus sp. PCC 7335 genomic DNA:
- a CDS encoding class I SAM-dependent methyltransferase, whose product MNTSAKFWNKIAAGYARQPIADEAAYQKKLQVTREYLRPSMNVLEFGCGTGSTAIVHAPYVKHIRAIDFSSNMIVIAQGKADAQNIQNVTFEQASIDELSAPDQTYDAVLGLNVLHLLANKEAVIAKVYDLLQLSGVFITSTFCLGDTMAWFKLVAPVGQFLGLFPSIKVFTVKDLENSLTDAGFAIDNQWQPKDYKSPIGNAKIVFIVTKKTE is encoded by the coding sequence ATGAACACTTCAGCTAAATTTTGGAATAAAATCGCCGCAGGTTATGCAAGACAACCAATCGCGGATGAAGCAGCCTACCAAAAGAAACTCCAGGTCACGCGGGAGTATTTGCGGCCCAGTATGAACGTGCTGGAATTTGGTTGCGGCACTGGTTCGACCGCTATTGTCCATGCCCCTTATGTGAAACATATTCGAGCAATTGATTTCTCATCCAACATGATTGTGATCGCCCAAGGGAAGGCGGACGCCCAGAACATCCAAAACGTCACCTTTGAGCAAGCCAGCATTGACGAGCTAAGCGCCCCTGACCAAACTTACGATGCCGTATTGGGCCTGAATGTGCTGCATCTGCTCGCCAATAAGGAAGCCGTGATCGCTAAAGTCTATGACCTGCTCCAACTGAGCGGAGTCTTCATCACCAGTACATTTTGCCTAGGGGATACGATGGCCTGGTTCAAGCTGGTTGCCCCGGTGGGTCAATTCTTGGGGCTGTTTCCGTCAATTAAGGTGTTTACAGTCAAAGACTTAGAGAACAGTTTGACCGATGCGGGATTTGCAATTGACAACCAATGGCAACCGAAGGATTACAAATCGCCCATCGGTAACGCGAAAATCGTGTTCATTGTGACTAAGAAGACTGAGTAG
- a CDS encoding DUF6326 family protein, translating to MNLQKQILAMEMKAKLSNLWIFYLFNTIFRDIHEFIEPGFIEQVMTGTFNGIQITENLLLFGGFVAEVPISMVLLSRLLPYGTNRWANIIAAVITLAFELNNGTTDLDDTFHLILKMVALLFIIWLAWRWRNSAPKQYSTSQEA from the coding sequence ATGAATTTGCAGAAACAAATACTGGCAATGGAGATGAAAGCCAAGCTATCAAACCTGTGGATATTTTATCTTTTTAACACCATTTTTCGAGATATCCATGAATTTATTGAGCCTGGATTCATTGAACAAGTGATGACCGGGACATTCAATGGCATTCAAATAACAGAAAATCTGTTGCTCTTCGGTGGTTTCGTCGCTGAAGTGCCAATCTCTATGGTTCTCCTCTCTCGACTGTTGCCCTATGGCACAAATCGCTGGGCTAACATCATTGCCGCTGTGATTACCCTCGCGTTTGAGCTCAACAATGGCACTACCGATCTGGACGATACCTTTCATCTGATTCTTAAGATGGTCGCTTTGTTATTCATAATTTGGTTGGCCTGGCGATGGCGGAACTCGGCTCCCAAGCAATACTCAACTAGTCAGGAAGCATGA